The stretch of DNA GACTCGAGTTGCTGTTCGGTTGCCGTCGAAATCTCTTCGACACCCGATTTCGTCTCTGCAGCATACGCCGCAATGTCCTCGAGTGCAGCCGCCGCTTTCATAACGCGTCGCGCAGTGGCATTGACTTCGTAACTGGTTCGCTCGACGGCAGTCGCTGATTCTTCGGTCTGTTCACGGATGCGCTCAAGACAGCGTTCGACTTCTTCGGCAGCTTCTTTCGTGTTCCCTGAGAGCTCTTTGACCTGTTCGGCAACGGCTGCGAAGTCATCACTGCTGCCACTTGAGGTGCGTGCGGCCTCGAGATTGGTGTTGAGTGCGAGCATGTTCGTTCGGTCAGCGACGACCTGAATTTGCTCGATCAGGCGGTCAATTTCTGCAACTTCACCCTCGAGATGACCGATTTCGTCGACGGCATCCTCGGATTCGCGTTCGATCGCTTCGACGCCAGAAATCGCTTCTTTGGCGGCGTCGCGACCGTCGGTGCTGGTAGCGGCCGTCTGGGTTGCAATTTCGGTGACTTCACTCGAGGCGTCTGCAATCTCTCGAGTCGTCTGGGAGAGGCCGGACAGTTCGCTCGTCACGTCCTGCAAGGAGTCGTTCTGGCGGGCTGCCCCATCGGAAATCGACTGGACGGAGTCAGCAACGTTCTCCGATGCGGTTCGGACCGTCTCGCTCGAACTCGAGACCTGCTCGCTCGCCTCAGCAACTTCGCCTGCGAAGTACGTGAGTCGGGCAATCGTCTTCTCGAGTTGCTCGAGCATGCCGTTGAACTCGGCTGCAACGTCTTCCATCGCCTCAGTGTCGGTCGCATCGGGATCCATCCGAACTGTAAGGTCGCCCTCAGCTGCGGTTTGCATGACTGCTGCGTACTGGTTCGCGGCCGTAGTGAGGTCTTCGTTCAACTGCGTCGTATGCCGGCGCTCGGCCTCTGCGTCTGCTCGTGCGCGGCGCGCCTCGTCTATCTGTGTTCGCAACGAGAGGCGCATTGTGTCGAACGCAAGATACAATTGGCCGATTTCGTCCACTCGGTCTGTCTCGAGGTCGACATCGAGATTTCCGGCTTCCATTTCGGCGGCCTGTTCTCGAAGTCTGTTTATCGATCGGGCCGTGTTTCGCCCGATAACGGCACCAAGCGCCGTGACCAGCACCATCAGCCCTGCCGTCGCAGCAAAGCCGAGGCGCTGTACCGTTGTGACGAACCCGTACGCGTCTGCCGTTGGCTCGTGGATGAGCACGGTCCAATCGGTTCCCGCAACTGGCGCGGAGCCGACGACGTACTCCTCGTCAGGGAAGCCGTACGCAGAGAGCAACGTCGGCATGGCGTGAGAGCCAACAGTCTGTGAAGTAGCACGTTGACCATCGATGAGACCCTCGTTGCCATCGCCATACGATTCACCGAAATACTCGTCCTCATCACCGTACCCGTCGTCACCGAACGCGAGGGTTCCGTCTCCGTCGATCACCATTGTTGTCGATCGGTTATCCTCATAGGTTCCGAACTGCGTGCCGTACTGCTCGAGTTCAACTGTGTAGACGACACCGATTGCCCCATCGCCGGTCGTCTGTGCGTACGTAACCGCAGGGGTTCCATCCTCGTCATCGAGTTGGTACGGGCTCGTGCGATAGACCGAAAACGGCTCAATGTCATCGAGCAGCCTGCTGGCGTCTGGAACCGAAAGCTCAGTGGCAGACTGCCCGTCAAGGCCTTGGTCTGTACTGGCAATTATCTCCGCATCAGCCGTATCGATGATATGGATTGCGTTCGCTCGCGCTGGATGTTGTGTATACTGGCGAAGTTCTGTTGTCGAGAGGCTCCGGAGGTCTGGGCTCCGTACAAGTGTCTCCACTCGTTGCTCGTTGCTCTCAGACCACGCCTGGAGGCTTCGGGCTTCCTGCTGAGCGAGCGTGGTAAACTCCTCGTCAGCTTCGCCCTGGACGTGCGCTCGGATCTCTTCAGTGGCAACGAAACCAATCATGCCCACAGAGGCGCCGATCAGCAGCAGTACGATGCCAAATTTCAGCGCGTAGCTCCGACGGATTGACGCCGGAAGTTTCGAGCGAAGGCGTTTCATTGGAGTGTTTCAATGATTCTATCGGTTGTTTCGTCAACATCCCATGACTCGAGGAAGCTCATAAAGACCTCCTCGAGTTCGTTCTTCCTCGACGGTTCGATCCCTGAACCATGCGCAATCGTCGGAGGTTGTGCGATTGACGCCTCGAAATCGTGCATCTGGTCTTCGAGAAACGGTGGAAACGCATCAGTAGAGACGTCTGTGCGTGGCGGAATCGCTCCCTTGGGTGGGTTAAATCGCTCCTGTGCGTCTGCACTTCCACAATAGCGAAGAAACGCCATGGTCATCTCTGGTGTTGGATTCGGCTCTGGCATGACGAACGCATCAGGGACCATGGTATAGACGTCTTCAGTCCCCGGAAATGCGACGTGTCCCCAGTCCGTTTCGTACTCGAGATCGACCGCACTATACTGGCCAGCAGCCCAATCACCCTGATGGGTAAACGCTGCCTCACCGTCGATAACCTGTCCGTTTGCCTCTTCCCAGCTTATGGTGCTCGTGTCTGAGCTAAAGTGCTCGCTGTAGCGCTCGAGCAACGAGAGCGTATCGGCAATCGCAAACTCGAGTTCGTCAACGTCGCCCTCAAGGAGTGACTGGAACTCGGTTGCGCCAGTTTCTCCGATAAA from Natronolimnobius sp. AArcel1 encodes:
- a CDS encoding methyl-accepting chemotaxis protein — protein: MKRLRSKLPASIRRSYALKFGIVLLLIGASVGMIGFVATEEIRAHVQGEADEEFTTLAQQEARSLQAWSESNEQRVETLVRSPDLRSLSTTELRQYTQHPARANAIHIIDTADAEIIASTDQGLDGQSATELSVPDASRLLDDIEPFSVYRTSPYQLDDEDGTPAVTYAQTTGDGAIGVVYTVELEQYGTQFGTYEDNRSTTMVIDGDGTLAFGDDGYGDEDEYFGESYGDGNEGLIDGQRATSQTVGSHAMPTLLSAYGFPDEEYVVGSAPVAGTDWTVLIHEPTADAYGFVTTVQRLGFAATAGLMVLVTALGAVIGRNTARSINRLREQAAEMEAGNLDVDLETDRVDEIGQLYLAFDTMRLSLRTQIDEARRARADAEAERRHTTQLNEDLTTAANQYAAVMQTAAEGDLTVRMDPDATDTEAMEDVAAEFNGMLEQLEKTIARLTYFAGEVAEASEQVSSSSETVRTASENVADSVQSISDGAARQNDSLQDVTSELSGLSQTTREIADASSEVTEIATQTAATSTDGRDAAKEAISGVEAIERESEDAVDEIGHLEGEVAEIDRLIEQIQVVADRTNMLALNTNLEAARTSSGSSDDFAAVAEQVKELSGNTKEAAEEVERCLERIREQTEESATAVERTSYEVNATARRVMKAAAALEDIAAYAAETKSGVEEISTATEQQLESTHEVVSEVSDIATISQETATGADTVAAATEEQTSALNEVTGSMAQLADRANKLSSALDRFETTDPDEETVQFEQP